The Humulus lupulus chromosome 4, drHumLupu1.1, whole genome shotgun sequence genome has a window encoding:
- the LOC133828860 gene encoding GDSL esterase/lipase At1g71691-like — protein MGSHKSKRPSSSSLLIFFISFFIFFSFVVSETIKLAPALYVFGDSTVDVGNNNNFDTFSKANFPPYGIDFADGATGRPTNGFNMADIIALSLGLIIPPAIRSVDLKTYNSDDGFNYASSSSGILPDTGTNMFKGVMSLGEQIEKFNKTIQEYLKPRLKSPSNLEKHLSKSIFFLVTGSNDFSLNLLMSNRSIDRLQFSKDLVQKYASQLQKLYYLGGRKFVVFEVDAMGCSPSSVLKAFPKNPNKCVDDLNVLASNYNKLLNQMLQQLASTLKGAAYIIGRNYDFTYQLAQHPAKFGLKEAFKPCCNTTSVGVCDAKKPIACKNRDSYAYFDEFHTTQAANMVMASLCFSSAGACFPYNIKQLADL, from the exons ATGGGTAGCCATAAGAGTAAGAGGCCCTCATCATCGTCCTTACTCATCTTCTTCATatccttcttcatcttcttctcttttgTGGTCTCTGAAACTATCAAGCTGGCACCAGCTTTGTACGTGTTCGGAGACTCCACAGTCGATGTTGGCAATAACAACAATTTCGATACCTTTTCCAAAGCCAATTTTCCACCTTATGGGATAGATTTTGCCGATGGAGCCACTGGTAGACCCACGAATGGTTTCAACATGGCAGATATCATTG CTTTATCACTTGGATTGATTATTCCACCTGCAATCAGGAGCGTTGATCTTAAAACATACAACTCTGATGATGGTTTTAACTATGCTTCTTCCTCCTCTGGAATTCTTCCTGATACAGGCACCAATATGTTT AAAGGTGTTATGAGCTTGGGAGAACAAATTGAGAAGTTCAATAAGACAATCCAAGAATATTTAAAACCAAGATTGAAAAGTCCAAGCAATCTAGAGAAGCACTTGTCAAagtcaatattttttttggttacTGGCTCCAATGATTTTAGTCTCAATCTTCTTATGTCCAATCGATCCATTGATCGTCTCCAATTTTCCAAAGACCTTGTCCAAAAATATGCTTCTCAATTACAG AAACTATATTATTTAGGAGGTAGAAAATTTGTGGTGTTTGAGGTTGATGCCATGGGTTGTTCACCATCTTCAGTGCTTAAAGCTTTTCCAAAGAATCCCAATAAGTGTGTGGATGACTTAAATGTTTTGGCCTCAAACTACAATAAATTGCTCAATCAAATGCTTCAACAATTAGCCTCTACTCTTAAAGGAGCTGCATACATTATCGGCAGAAATTATGATTTTACCTATCAGTTGGCTCAACACCCTGCCAAATTTG GGCTAAAAGAAGCATTTAAGCCATGTTGTAATACAACATCAGTTGGGGTATGTGATGCTAAGAAACCTATTGCATGCAAAAATAGGGATTCTTATGCATACTTTGATGAATTTCACACGACACAAGCAGCTAACATGGTTATGGCAAGTCTATGCTTCAGCAGTGCAGGCGCTTGTTTCCCATATAACATCAAACAACTTGCCGATTTATAG
- the LOC133830136 gene encoding GDSL esterase/lipase 7-like translates to MDFPAGAPGRATNGYNLADFFAKSLGLSLPPPCNSINISSYTSTEGLNYASSMSGILDDTGTDMFPGITSLRGQIEMFKLTIREQLRKVLRNGKDLRRHLSKSIVLVVTGVNDFSVNLLRNERMDHRSIDHDAFSQDLVQKYADLLMRMYNVGARKFVVFDVEALGCLPFVVDMAFPAKPRCADELNSLVSNFNQMLYQKIKQLGSSSMSQATFIIGKNYDYFFNLAQNPAKFGLKEGFKPCCGVTKYGTCDSFQKSCTDRKDYVFFDGFHLTQAAYKVLATQCFNATTSAACVPINLQQLAKL, encoded by the exons ATGG ATTTTCCTGCTGGAGCCCCAGGCAGGGCCACAAATGGTTACAACTTGGCTGATTTCTTTG CTAAATCACTTGGATTAAGTCTGCCACCTCCATGCAATTCCATTAATATTAGCAGTTACACCTCTACAGAAGGTCTTAACTATGCATCTTCTATGTCTGGAATTCTGGACGATACAGGCACTGATATGTTT CCAGGTATTACAAGCCTAAGGGGACAAATTGAGATGTTCAAATTGACAATCAGAGAACAGTTAAGAAAAGTTTTAAGAAATGGAAAAGATTTGAGGAGACACTTGTCCAAATCCATAGTTTTAGTGGTGACAGGGGTCAATGACTTCTCTGTCAACCTTCTTAGGAACGAAAGAATGGATCATCGTTCCATCGATCATGATGCCTTTTCTCAAGACCTTGTCCAAAAATATGCTGATCTTTTAATG AGAATGTATAACGTGGGGGCTAGAAAATTTGTTGTGTTTGATGTTGAAGCCCTAGGATGTCTGCCATTTGTAGTAGATATGGCTTTTCCAGCAAAACCCAGATGTGCAGATGAACTAAACTCTCTGGTTTCCAATTTCAATCAAATGTTATATCAAAAGATCAAACAGTTAGGCAGCAGCTCCATGAGTCAGGCCACTTTCATCATAGGCAAAAATTATGACTATTTTTTCAACTTGGCTCAAAACCCTGCAaaatttg GGCTAAAAGAAGGGTTTAAGCCATGTTGTGGAGTAACCAAATATGGGACGTGTGATAGCTTCCAAAAGAGTTGTACAGATAGGAAggattatgttttctttgatgGATTTCACCTAACACAAGCAGCTTACAAGGTTCTTGCTACCCAATGCTTCAATGCTACTACTTCTGCCGCCTGTGTTCCTATCAATCTCCAACAACTAgcaaaactataa
- the LOC133830135 gene encoding uncharacterized protein LOC133830135 isoform X1, producing MMEMEDEGARRKKVVEAQVLDKVGEVISAINDSKHVDQVICALHSFAILLFPLDSSLLSGSIDERYRDKILSPKVPSADERSEWWQVFYRGTAFPTFARVLLREVTSNWLACFPISVRKHVYDAFFANGLMTEVVQALVPCLQPIRTDGLDAQAVRSNTERLLILCLLENNGVVQMAKEFGAAYQNEDSVDEHFKARVSMVAQIVSSLPDKAQMGVAVSLSSHLFFKQITIQLLSLAEERNSHIVNGGAASNKSDMDGAFIFVGETLSRICRRGSVDVLISEVVPRVLRHVQSLLSLNDDSFAADVIGSNPASQFWLNMMLSVKDSYAVERMSEQLLREIAKQRVSDAEAYWILWILFHRFFSHQTSFRSMFVDKFLLWKVFPICCLRWILHFALLERPPGLKVTSKGQNNQKFFEALHSLASVWSKKEFVQSATTEQQIYVSAAIGLSLEKISREELDEIKDVMSSILQGVSCRLESPNHLVRRMASSVALAFSKVIDPENPLYLDDSCIGESIDWEFGLVDSEKESLTNNRCIEKGADVKSCISSAKESDVNHTADENILKNVKTKTKKVSEYKLVDPDEIIDPATLNCDSGSDKDDDDDNGSEISDTSSDSSLQPYDLVDDDTDLKKNFTQLVDVIGALRKSDDADGVEKALDVAENLVRASPDELRHVASDLVRTLVQVRCSDLAVEGEEETAENKRQRTLIALVVMCPLESLDTLNKILYSPNVDFSQRIMILDVMTNAALELSRTKSTKPKYQTRPLISTISENQAWFLPSDIGPPGAGSWKEISETGTLLNWENRYERELPPKPGQIRKGKTRRWSMGSSNVQDNQSEWSHNKFPMYAAAFMLPAMQGFDKKRHGVDLLNRDFIVLGKLIYTLGVCMKCAAMHPEASALASPLLDMLQSRGICHHKEAYVRKAALFAASCVLSSLHPSYIASSLTEGNLEISKGLDWVRTWALHVAESDTDRECYMMAMTCLQLHAEMALQASRAMESIESTSKVENIALPSSLSKGTIKIPYSNVKFH from the exons ATGATGGAAATGGAGGACGAGGGAGCAAGGAGAAAGAAGGTCGTAGAAGCTCAAGTCCTTGATAAGGTTGGAGAAGTAATCTCTGCCATTAACGACTCCAAGCATGTGGACCAAGTCATTTGCGCCCTTCACTCCTTCGCCATCCTTCTCTTTCCTCTCGATTCTTCGCTTCTCTCAG GTAGTATTGATGAGCGGTATCGAGACAAG ATTCTTAGTCCCAAAGTTCCTTCAGCAGATGAGAGAAGTGAGTGGTGGCAGGTGTTCTACCGAGGAACCGCATTTCCAACCTTCGCTCGAGTTCTTTTACGTG AGGTTACTTCCAATTGGCTAGCTTGTTTCCCCATTTCGGTACGCAAGCATGTCTATGATGCATTTTTTGCTAATGGACTTATGACTGAGGTTGTTCAAGCCTTGGTCCCTTGCTTACAGCCAATTCGAACTGATGGACTTGATGCTCAAGCTGTCCGCTCAAATACTGAAAG ATTACTCATTCTTTGCTTGCTGGAAAATAATGGAGTGGTCCAGATGGCTAAGGAATTTGGTGCTGCTTACCAAAATGAAGATTCTGTCGATGAACATTTCAAGGCACGTGTTTCTATGGTGGCACAGATTGTTTCATCTTTACCAGACAAAGCACAAATGGGAGTTGCTGTTTCACTCTCATCTCA TTTGTTCTTCAAACAGATTACCATTCAGCTTCTTTCTTTGGCTGAAGAAAGAAATTCACATATAGTAAATGGAGGAGCTGCATCCAATAAAAGTGACATGGATGGTGCCTTTATATTTGTTGGTGAAACATTATCCCGCATATGTCGCCGTGGTTCTGTAG ATGTTCTCATAAGTGAAGTTGTCCCAAGGGTTCTTAGGCATGTGCAAAGTTTATTGTCATTAAATGACGATTCATTTGCTGCGGATGTAATTGGGTCAAATCCTGCCTCCCAGTTTTGGTTGAATATGATGTTATCAGTCAAAGATTCATATGCTGTGGAAAGAATGTCTGAGCAGCTTTTACGTGAGATTGCAAAGCAACGGGTGAGTGATGCTGAAGCTTACTGGATTCTGTGGATATTATTTCATCGATTTTTTTCACATCAAACATCGTTCAG gTCCATGTTCGTAGACAAATTTTTACTCTGGAAAGTATTTCCTATATGTTGCCTTCGTTGGATCCTTCATTTTGCTCTTCTTGAACGCCCACCTGGTTTAAAAGTGACTTCTAAAGGCCAAAATAACCAGAAATTCTTCGAGGCATTGCATAGTTTGGCATCAGTATGGTCTAAGAAGGAGTTTGTGCAATCGGCTACAACAGAGCAACAAATTT ATGTATCTGCAGCTATTGGCCTTTCCTTGGAAAAGATTTCTAGGGAGGAACTAGATGAGATTAAGGATGTGATGTCTTCAATTCTTCAAGGAGTGAGCT GTAGGCTGGAGAGCCCTAACCATTTGGTGCGGAGAATGGCTAGCAGTGTCGCATTAGCATTCTCAAAAGTTattgatccagaaaatcctttaTATCTAGATGATAGCTGCATAGGAGAAAGCATTGACTGGGAGTTCGGATTAGTCGACTCTGAGAAAGAATCTCTAACCAACAATAGGTGCATAGAAAAGGGTGCCGATGTTAAATCATGTATTTCTTCAGCGAAGGAGAGTGATGTAAACCACACAGCTGAtgaaaatatactaaaaaatgtGAAGACTAAAACTAAGAAAGTGTCTGAATATAAGTTGGTTGATCCAGATGAGATTATTGATCCAGCTACTCTAAATTGTGATTCTGGCTCTGATAAAGATGACGATGATGATAATGGGAGTGAGATTTCTGATACCTCAAGTGACTCATCTTTACAGCCGTATGACTTGGTGGACGATGATACGGATTTGAAAAAAAACTTCACACAGTTGGTTGATGTAATTGGAGCACTACGTAAATCTGATGATGCCGATGGA GTGGAGAAGGCTCTTGATGTCGCTGAAAATCTTGTCCGAGCATCACCTGATGAACTTAGGCATGTAGCAAGTGATCTTGTCAGAACTCTTGTACAGGTTCGTTGCTCTGACTTGGCTGTAGAAGGTGAGGAAGAAACAGCTGAAAACAAGAGGCAAAGAACACTTATTGCTCTGGTTGTTATGTGTCCATTGGAGTCTCTTGACACTTTAAACAAAATACTATATTCCCCTAATGTTGATTTCAGTCAAAGAATAATGATACTTGATGTAATGACCAACGCTGCTCTGGAGCTGTCTCGTACAAAATCTACAAAACCCAAATATCAGACGAGGCCCCTCATCTCAACCATATCAGAGAACCAGGCATGGTTTTTGCCTAGTGACATAGGACCTCCAGGAGCAGGCTCCTGGAAGGAGATTTCAGAAACAGGAACTTTACTGAACTGGGAAAATCGTTACGAGAGAGAACTCCCCCCAAAGCCTGGTCAAATAAGAAAAGGGAAGACACGCAGATGGAGCATGGGGTCATCAAATGTACAAGATAACCAATCAGAATGGTCCCATAACAAGTTTCCTATGTATGCAGCAGCGTTTATGCTTCCTGCCATGCAAGGCTTTGATAAAAAAAGACACGGTGTAGATTTGCTTAATAGAGATTTCATAGTCCTAGGGAAACTCATCTACACGCTCGGTGTTTGTATGAAATGTGCAGCCATGCATCCAGAAGCATCTGCATTGGCTTCTCCTCTTCTAGATATGCTGCAATCCAG AGGAATTTGCCATCACAAGGAGGCATATGTGAGGAAGGCTGCTCTTTTTGCAGCTTCGTGTGTACTGTCATCACTCCATCCCTCGTACATTGCTTCTTCCTTGACTGAAGGAAATCTAGAAATTTCCAAAGGGCTTGATTGGGTTCGCACATGGGCCCTTCACGTGGCCGAATCAGATACAGATAGAGAATGCTATATG ATGGCTATGACATGTCTACAACTACATGCTGAGATGGCTCTCCAAGCTTCACGGGCGATGGAGTCCATTGAAAGTACATCCAAAGTGGAAAATATTGCTCTTCCCTCCAGTCTGTCTAAGGGAACTATAAAAATCCCCTACTCCAATGTAAAATTTCATTAA
- the LOC133830135 gene encoding uncharacterized protein LOC133830135 isoform X2 has translation MAKEFGAAYQNEDSVDEHFKARVSMVAQIVSSLPDKAQMGVAVSLSSHLFFKQITIQLLSLAEERNSHIVNGGAASNKSDMDGAFIFVGETLSRICRRGSVDVLISEVVPRVLRHVQSLLSLNDDSFAADVIGSNPASQFWLNMMLSVKDSYAVERMSEQLLREIAKQRVSDAEAYWILWILFHRFFSHQTSFRSMFVDKFLLWKVFPICCLRWILHFALLERPPGLKVTSKGQNNQKFFEALHSLASVWSKKEFVQSATTEQQIYVSAAIGLSLEKISREELDEIKDVMSSILQGVSCRLESPNHLVRRMASSVALAFSKVIDPENPLYLDDSCIGESIDWEFGLVDSEKESLTNNRCIEKGADVKSCISSAKESDVNHTADENILKNVKTKTKKVSEYKLVDPDEIIDPATLNCDSGSDKDDDDDNGSEISDTSSDSSLQPYDLVDDDTDLKKNFTQLVDVIGALRKSDDADGVEKALDVAENLVRASPDELRHVASDLVRTLVQVRCSDLAVEGEEETAENKRQRTLIALVVMCPLESLDTLNKILYSPNVDFSQRIMILDVMTNAALELSRTKSTKPKYQTRPLISTISENQAWFLPSDIGPPGAGSWKEISETGTLLNWENRYERELPPKPGQIRKGKTRRWSMGSSNVQDNQSEWSHNKFPMYAAAFMLPAMQGFDKKRHGVDLLNRDFIVLGKLIYTLGVCMKCAAMHPEASALASPLLDMLQSRGICHHKEAYVRKAALFAASCVLSSLHPSYIASSLTEGNLEISKGLDWVRTWALHVAESDTDRECYMMAMTCLQLHAEMALQASRAMESIESTSKVENIALPSSLSKGTIKIPYSNVKFH, from the exons ATGGCTAAGGAATTTGGTGCTGCTTACCAAAATGAAGATTCTGTCGATGAACATTTCAAGGCACGTGTTTCTATGGTGGCACAGATTGTTTCATCTTTACCAGACAAAGCACAAATGGGAGTTGCTGTTTCACTCTCATCTCA TTTGTTCTTCAAACAGATTACCATTCAGCTTCTTTCTTTGGCTGAAGAAAGAAATTCACATATAGTAAATGGAGGAGCTGCATCCAATAAAAGTGACATGGATGGTGCCTTTATATTTGTTGGTGAAACATTATCCCGCATATGTCGCCGTGGTTCTGTAG ATGTTCTCATAAGTGAAGTTGTCCCAAGGGTTCTTAGGCATGTGCAAAGTTTATTGTCATTAAATGACGATTCATTTGCTGCGGATGTAATTGGGTCAAATCCTGCCTCCCAGTTTTGGTTGAATATGATGTTATCAGTCAAAGATTCATATGCTGTGGAAAGAATGTCTGAGCAGCTTTTACGTGAGATTGCAAAGCAACGGGTGAGTGATGCTGAAGCTTACTGGATTCTGTGGATATTATTTCATCGATTTTTTTCACATCAAACATCGTTCAG gTCCATGTTCGTAGACAAATTTTTACTCTGGAAAGTATTTCCTATATGTTGCCTTCGTTGGATCCTTCATTTTGCTCTTCTTGAACGCCCACCTGGTTTAAAAGTGACTTCTAAAGGCCAAAATAACCAGAAATTCTTCGAGGCATTGCATAGTTTGGCATCAGTATGGTCTAAGAAGGAGTTTGTGCAATCGGCTACAACAGAGCAACAAATTT ATGTATCTGCAGCTATTGGCCTTTCCTTGGAAAAGATTTCTAGGGAGGAACTAGATGAGATTAAGGATGTGATGTCTTCAATTCTTCAAGGAGTGAGCT GTAGGCTGGAGAGCCCTAACCATTTGGTGCGGAGAATGGCTAGCAGTGTCGCATTAGCATTCTCAAAAGTTattgatccagaaaatcctttaTATCTAGATGATAGCTGCATAGGAGAAAGCATTGACTGGGAGTTCGGATTAGTCGACTCTGAGAAAGAATCTCTAACCAACAATAGGTGCATAGAAAAGGGTGCCGATGTTAAATCATGTATTTCTTCAGCGAAGGAGAGTGATGTAAACCACACAGCTGAtgaaaatatactaaaaaatgtGAAGACTAAAACTAAGAAAGTGTCTGAATATAAGTTGGTTGATCCAGATGAGATTATTGATCCAGCTACTCTAAATTGTGATTCTGGCTCTGATAAAGATGACGATGATGATAATGGGAGTGAGATTTCTGATACCTCAAGTGACTCATCTTTACAGCCGTATGACTTGGTGGACGATGATACGGATTTGAAAAAAAACTTCACACAGTTGGTTGATGTAATTGGAGCACTACGTAAATCTGATGATGCCGATGGA GTGGAGAAGGCTCTTGATGTCGCTGAAAATCTTGTCCGAGCATCACCTGATGAACTTAGGCATGTAGCAAGTGATCTTGTCAGAACTCTTGTACAGGTTCGTTGCTCTGACTTGGCTGTAGAAGGTGAGGAAGAAACAGCTGAAAACAAGAGGCAAAGAACACTTATTGCTCTGGTTGTTATGTGTCCATTGGAGTCTCTTGACACTTTAAACAAAATACTATATTCCCCTAATGTTGATTTCAGTCAAAGAATAATGATACTTGATGTAATGACCAACGCTGCTCTGGAGCTGTCTCGTACAAAATCTACAAAACCCAAATATCAGACGAGGCCCCTCATCTCAACCATATCAGAGAACCAGGCATGGTTTTTGCCTAGTGACATAGGACCTCCAGGAGCAGGCTCCTGGAAGGAGATTTCAGAAACAGGAACTTTACTGAACTGGGAAAATCGTTACGAGAGAGAACTCCCCCCAAAGCCTGGTCAAATAAGAAAAGGGAAGACACGCAGATGGAGCATGGGGTCATCAAATGTACAAGATAACCAATCAGAATGGTCCCATAACAAGTTTCCTATGTATGCAGCAGCGTTTATGCTTCCTGCCATGCAAGGCTTTGATAAAAAAAGACACGGTGTAGATTTGCTTAATAGAGATTTCATAGTCCTAGGGAAACTCATCTACACGCTCGGTGTTTGTATGAAATGTGCAGCCATGCATCCAGAAGCATCTGCATTGGCTTCTCCTCTTCTAGATATGCTGCAATCCAG AGGAATTTGCCATCACAAGGAGGCATATGTGAGGAAGGCTGCTCTTTTTGCAGCTTCGTGTGTACTGTCATCACTCCATCCCTCGTACATTGCTTCTTCCTTGACTGAAGGAAATCTAGAAATTTCCAAAGGGCTTGATTGGGTTCGCACATGGGCCCTTCACGTGGCCGAATCAGATACAGATAGAGAATGCTATATG ATGGCTATGACATGTCTACAACTACATGCTGAGATGGCTCTCCAAGCTTCACGGGCGATGGAGTCCATTGAAAGTACATCCAAAGTGGAAAATATTGCTCTTCCCTCCAGTCTGTCTAAGGGAACTATAAAAATCCCCTACTCCAATGTAAAATTTCATTAA
- the LOC133830137 gene encoding uncharacterized protein LOC133830137: MDANMKLVLMSALILLLLPSSSSTSEPATTERSLVVAPSSVLQLSRGLPVQNTPGKHGKTVVCERIHIRGLSRVKNLRKFAHSVTVKVSVRNSSVHAPNAEVCFHRNISVAMGMCPEGHWEKVFKGSWARHGSPFDHKLLDIRTASSSLESFEVSIKEEFFLHRIIFLVFGIVMMSVASFLSTSLIFYYGSAMAVGVILVILVFLFQGMKLIPFGGKRFAIFIPSSIAGLAYFFKLFVPGALHSILELIGIDQEMYDPLVKFLLAFVILTGAWMGFWVVRKLVLTEDGSVDISTALFVAWSIRILAALMILQSSADPLLATVALVSGIVVSSMLRRVFRWRFIRRVCRKLLKAAKKSHSISPVPDYSESEDSLDDYTCTIQNNDDSNFLRRSSRKFAMASSISPGQWFGRGTPGKLLDAELYPSSFHDTTERKRFTKQGWEKFTKDSTEAALEELVSSPCFGKWVHQNADRITVTPNSGKSEGKQRRSFWF, encoded by the exons ATGGATGCGAATATGAAGCTTGTTTTGATGTCTGCCTTGATTCTTTTGCTCTTGCCTTCGTCTTCATCAACCTCTGAACCAGCCACCACCGAGCGTTCTTTAG TTGTTGCCCCATCCTCTGTCCTTCAATTATCTCGTGGGTTACCGGTGCAAAATACTCCTGGAAAGCATGGAAAAACTGTGGTTTGTGAAAGAATTCATATTCGTGGAttgtccagggttaaaaatttgaGGAAGTTTGCACACTCTGTGACAGTGAAGGTATCAGTACGAAATTCAAGTGTCCATGCCCCCAATGCCGAGGTTTGTTTCCATAG GAATATATCTGTGGCAATGGGCATGTGCCCTGAAGGCCACTGGGAGAAAGTTTTCAAGGGTTCCTGGGCCCGACATGGGTCACCATTTGACCACAAACTATTAGATATACGGACAGCTAGTTCATCCTTGGAAAGTTTTGAGGTGTCCATTAAAGAAG AATTTTTTCTCCATCGAATAATATTTCTGGTATTTGGAATAGTAATGATGAGTGTGGCTTCCTTTCTGAGCACGTCATTAATATTTTACTATGGCAGTGCAATGGCAGTTGGAGTCATTCTTGTAATATTGGTGTTTCTTTTCCAG GGCATGAAGCTAATTCCATTTGGTGGAAAGAGATTTGCAATATTTATCCCCTCATCTATT GCTGGTCTCGCATATTTTTTCAAGCTATTTGTACCTGGAGCTTTGCATTCAATTCTGGAGCTGATTGGGATCGATCAAGAAATGTATGATCCT CTGGTAAAATTTCTCCTGGCTTTTGTTATTCTTACTGGAGCATGGATGGGCTTTTGGGTGGTTCGCAAACTTGTCCTAACAGAAGATGGATCTGTTGATATAAGTACAGCTCTATTCGTTGCATGGTCCATCCGAATCTTGGCTGCTCTTATGATCCTTCAG AGTTCTGCAGATCCCTTACTAGCAACAGTAGCTCTAGTATCTGGAATAGTGGTCTCTTCGATGTTAAGGAGAGTTTTTCGATGGCGATTCATTCGTCGTGTTTGCCG AAAATTACTGAAAGCAGCTAAAAAGAGCCACAGTATTTCACCCGTGCCTGATTACTCAGAATCTGAAGATTCTCTCGATGACTACACGTGCACAATTCAGAACAATGATGATTCAAATTTCCTTAGGCGTTCATCTAGAAAGTTTGCAATGGCATCATCAATCAGCCCTGGCCAAT GGTTTGGCAGGGGAACCCCCGGTAAGCTGTTGGATGCAGAGTTGTACCCTTCTAGCTTCCATGATACAACTGAAAGGAAACGATTCACGAAGCAGGGGTGGGAAAAGTTCACCAAAGACTCCACAGAAGCAGCTTTGGAAGAACTTGTTTCTTCACCCTGTTTCGGCAAATGGGTTCACCAAAATGCAGATAGAATCACTGTAACCCCCAACAGTGGAAAATCTGAAGGGAAGCAACGCAGATCTTTCTGGTTTTAG